Proteins from a single region of Juglans microcarpa x Juglans regia isolate MS1-56 chromosome 5S, Jm3101_v1.0, whole genome shotgun sequence:
- the LOC121268435 gene encoding protein EARLY RESPONSIVE TO DEHYDRATION 15-like has product MAMVSGGRSTLNPNAPLFIPAAFRQVEDFSPEWWQLVTTSSWYHDYWLSQRQGEDSFCDNAEDDFDGIDVADLLPETFEFDDGGDFSNMEAQFEEYFVQSSEHRGLEMNAETLVKNLKTLDERGPKSPVQPAKKYNEKPAKYVNPKCSPRRIQQPR; this is encoded by the exons ATGGCAATGGTTTCAGGAGGAAGGTCGACATTGAACCCCAACGCACCTCTTTTCATTCCTGCTGCTTTCCGCCAAGTGGAGGATTTCTCTCCAGAATGGTGGCAACTGGTCACAACCTCATCATGGTACCATGACTATTGGCTCAGCCAGCGTCAGGGTGAGGATAGTTTCTGTGACAATGCTGAGGATGACTTTGATGGTATCGATGTAGCTGACTTGCTGCCAGAGActtttgaatttgatgatggTGGAGATTTTTCAAATATGGAAGCTCAATTTGAGGAGTATTTTGTCCAATCTTCTGAACACAGAG GCTTGGAAATGAATGCTGAAACACTGGTGAAGAATCTGAAAACTTTGGATGAAAGAGGTCCCAAGTCCCCAGTTCAACCTGCAAAGAAGTATAATGAGAAGCCAGCCAAGTACGTGAACCCGAAATGCAGCCCCCGACGCATCCAGCAGCCTCGCTGA